Proteins from a single region of Kluyveromyces lactis strain NRRL Y-1140 chromosome A complete sequence:
- a CDS encoding uncharacterized protein (some similarities with uniprot|P40325 Saccharomyces cerevisiae YGR268C), producing the protein MAASVKQSGILPSYDEAVGQGSSTGASRHQEASNDEPNDEPNDESNDASNDIPNNATNSTTTSSCNTGTDIDQLPWTYPPWYYCRRCGNTGVETRTQRRCRTCWSRFNRRQFPARRGLILTVVLLGVAVVKHLGKHVSNASHASHAAHATD; encoded by the coding sequence ATGGCAGCGTCAGTTAAACAATCAGGTATTCTTCCGTCGTATGACGAAGCAGTCGGACAAGGTTCGTCTACCGGTGCTTCTCGGCATCAAGAGGCATCAAATGATGAACCAAATGATGAACCAAATGACGAATCAAATGATGCGTCCAATGATATACCAAATAATGCCACCAATTCCACCACTACCAGTAGCTGCAATACCGGTACTGATATCGACCAGCTTCCCTGGACGTATCCTCCATGGTATTACTGTAGAAGGTGCGGGAACACCGGTGTAGAGACCAGGACGCAACGCAGGTGTAGAACATGTTGGTCAAGATTCAATAGAAGGCAGTTTCCAGCAAGACGTGGTCTTATACTCACAGTTGTGCTCTTAGGTGTAGCTGTAGTAAAGCATTTGGGTAAACATGTCAGCAATGCCAGCCATGCCAGCCATGCCGCCCATGCAACGGATTAG
- the GOT1 gene encoding Got1p (similar to uniprot|Q03554 Saccharomyces cerevisiae YMR292w GOT1 evolutionarily conserved non-essential protein present in early Golgi cisternae that may be involved in ER-Golgi transport at a step after vesicle tethering to Golgi membranes): MSSWLSESQQFGAVFTFGGCLFFLFGIFTFFDRALLAVGNILFLLGVLLMIGPHKTLKFFTRPTKRRGTLFLVFGIFMILCKWTFLGFIIESLGIVGLFGDFFGVILQLLRSIPIIGPVLSHPTIAPVLDRIAGVSVLPV, from the exons ATGAGTAGTTGGCTATCGGAGTCACAGC AATTCGGTGCTGTGTTCACGTTCGGTGGATGtttgttcttcctttttggtatcttcaccttcttcGATAGAGCACTATTGGCTGTTGGGAACATCTTGTTCCTACTCGGCGTGCTGCTGATGATAGGCCCACACAAGACTctcaaattcttcactAGACCGACAAAGAGACGTGGGACCTTGTTTCTCGTGTTTGGGATATTCATGATCTTATGTAAGTGGACGTTCCTTGGGTTCATCATCGAATCGTTAGGTATAGTCGGTCTATTCGGCGACTTTTTCGGCGTGATCCTCCAATTGCTGAGGTCCATTCCTATAATCGGACCAGTACTGTCTCACCCTACCATTGCACCAGTCCTAGACCGTATAGCTGGTGTGTCAGTGCTTCCTGTGTGA
- the YTA7 gene encoding chromatin segregase YTA7 (similar to uniprot|P40340 Saccharomyces cerevisiae YGR270W YTA7 Protein of unknown function member of CDC48/PAS1/SEC18 family of ATPases potentially phosphorylated by Cdc28p) has product MTLHSKSGDDESGTHTEFYDDNGIAHTTPRLLKKVNYAEIENGYDYIEESDTNSGGTAAVGANYSDTGTGRRRGRRPGQRNKRVRDDDDDDDVSFHEEDVDDDDDDDDDVDDGDEYIDPADDRKRIARRRDKNFIVKDDEDGSDGNEDYSIKEEDLDEDEDDGDEDEEDDDGTVRRGRRPKRSAARSTRREQPPRKLRPHRTRSSRVVDDDEDDDDTVGSGRHRSASARTREALTLEDEIRELQEDSPIREKRSLRERTKPVNYTIPPPLSENQIGAMEATSVPGIPPGTLPYQSSVYQSPRGKRGLHSGQSFGPIRRLFPTGGPFGGNDVTAIFGKNVQFYNSNPNALNEQSNKFLDSDSSDDEILALGMKPKPKDPSKQKKKKKPEIADLDPLGVDMNINFDDVGGLDNYIDQLKEMVALPLLYPELYQNFNITPPRGVLFHGPPGTGKTLMARALAASCSNEKRKITFFMRKGADILSKWVGEAERQLRLLFEEAKKHQPAIIFFDEIDGLAPVRSSKQEQIHASIVSTMLALMDGMDNRGQIIIIGATNRPDAVDPALRRPGRFDREFYFPLPDLKARDKILHIHTKKWNPPISDQFISKLASLTKGYGGADLRALCTEASLISIQRKFPQIYKSEEKLKIDPKSVRVKARDFMLALEKIVPSSARATGSTAQPLPKYVEPLLAQQFINVKDQLNLLLPKQSTKLKSGSSIIQYYLENEDLEDSDDEEGTGFDKHEFLKLIKKSRVCKPKLLITGPPGNGLQYIASATLHFLEDYNIQMLDIPTLVSESSRTMEAALVQTFAEAKKRQPSVICIPNLELWLQACPQSCLITLTTLFRSLQSNENVVLLAIADGLSRAEIEDGPLAMFSFGPNIVNINEPSPHQRFMYFKTVADLIKMKPTQYIESRKRKKPLPKLPVVETSQEIDENGRLLTEEEKLRLELKKFQHQDMKLKNTLKIKLSGLMDLFKNRYKRFRKPPIDDTFLIHLFEPETFAANQGWQPAYVKDGDMILEVATGRKFYNMDLDIIEERLWNGYYSEPKQFLKDIELIYLDATTSADRERVIKASEMFANAQVGIEDISQPEFVAECKATRQRELLRQELFIKEKSERVDKEQQILLQNNPTQTDSIATVELTTASGNQVQSQAQLDAGTLDLGETSQVEPFTTQPVNFGTNDADLAKTDTVQDYSESRLTNAENGFAQTSHNNSHLTVDTEDATNKEQEKQPPSVTEAEVEPEAQSEPEPESEPESELEPEPEFVYDESRALSLISALEKNTQNFTVEKLEEVYASIANVIWNNRLSWDKTDALDQLEGLIKTL; this is encoded by the coding sequence ATGACGCTCCATAGCAAGAGCGGTGACGATGAATCTGGCACTCATACTGAGTTTTACGATGATAATGGGATTGCTCATACCACACCGAGGCTGCTGAAAAAAGTTAACTACGCAGAGATTGAGAATGGTTACGATTATATCGAGGAATCTGATACGAATTCTGGAGGAACAGCCGCCGTTGGTGCTAACTATTCAGATACCGGTACTGGTAGGCGTCGTGGTAGGCGTCCCGGTCAGAGGAACAAGAGGGTTCGtgatgatgacgacgaTGATGACGTTTCGTTCCACGAGGAAGATGTagacgatgatgacgatgacgacGACGATGTTGATGACGGCGATGAGTATATCGACCCAGCAGATGATCGCAAACGGATAGCGAGAAGAAGAGATAAAAATTTCATTGTCAAGGACGATGAGGATGGATCTGATGGGAATGAAGATTATAGTATCAAGGAAGAGGATctggatgaagatgaagatgatggagatgaggatgaagaggatgaCGATGGTACTGTGAGACGTGGAAGAAGACCAAAACGGTCTGCAGCAAGAAGTACGCGTAGGGAACAGCCTCCTCGGAAGTTAAGGCCGCATAGAACCAGATCGTCTCGTGTTGtagatgacgatgaagacGACGATGATACGGTAGGTAGCGGTCGTCATAGATCGGCAAGTGCACGTACTAGAGAAGCGCTTACACTTGAGGACGAAATTAGAGAATTACAGGAGGACAGTCCTATCAGAGAGAAAAGGTCTTTGAGAGAACGTACAAAACCAGTAAATTACACGATCCCACCACCTTTGTCTGAAAATCAAATTGGTGCTATGGAAGCTACTTCGGTGCCAGGAATACCTCCAGGAACACTTCCATACCAATCATCCGTTTATCAGTCCCCAAGAGGTAAACGTGGTTTACATTCGGGTCAAAGTTTTGGACCTATTAGAAGGTTATTCCCTACCGGTGGTCCATTTGGTGGAAACGATGTTACGGCGATATTTGGTAAAAACGTTCAATTCTACAACTCTAATCCAAACGCTCTAAACGAACAGTCAAACAAATTTTTGGATTCTGATTCATCCGATGACGAAATCTTAGCTTTGGGTATGAAACCGAAACCAAAGGATCCatcaaaacaaaagaagaaaaagaaaccGGAAATTGCAGATTTGGACCCACTTGGTGTCGATATGAACATTAATTTTGATGATGTCGGTGGTCTAGATAACTACATTGACCAATTAAAGGAGATGGTGGCATTGCCATTGTTGTACCCAGaactttatcaaaacttcaATATTACTCCACCTCGTGGTGTCTTGTTCCATGGCCCACCAGGTACAGGTAAGACTTTGATGGCTAGAGCATTGGCCGCAAGTTGCTCAAatgagaagagaaagatcACTTTCTTCATGAGGAAGGGTGCTGACATTCTTTCCAAATGGGTTGGTGAAGCTGAAAGACAATTAAGGTTattgtttgaagaagcaaagaaacaTCAACCGGcaatcattttctttgatgaaattgatggGTTGGCTCCAGTTAGATCTTCCAAACAGGAACAAATCCATGCCAGTATCGTGTCGACAATGTTGGCATTGATGGATGGTATGGATAATAGAGGTCAGATTATTATAATCGGTGCTACGAATAGACCAGATGCAGTGGATCCTGCTTTAAGAAGACCAGGTAGATTTGACCGTGAGTTCTATTTCCCTCTACCAGACTTGAAGGCTAGAGATAAAATTTTGCATATTCACACCAAGAAATGGAATCCACCTATTTCAGATCAATTTATTTCAAAGCTAGCCTCCTTAACTAAAGGATACGGTGGTGCTGACTTAAGAGCACTTTGTACAGAAGCATCTTTGATCAGTATCCAAAGAAAGTTTCCACAAATCTATAAAAGTGAAGAAAAGCTAAAGATTGATCCTAAATCAGTTAGAGTCAAGGCTAGAGACTTCATGCTTGCACTAGAAAAGATTGTACCATCATCTGCTAGAGCTACTGGCTCTACAGCGCAGCCTTTACCAAAATATGTTGAACCGCTCCTCGCTCAACAATTTATTAACGTCAAGGATCAGCTCAACTTACTACTACCCAAGCAAAGCacaaaattgaaatcggGTTCCTCCATTATTCAATATTACTTAGAAAATGAGGATCTTGAGGATtctgatgacgaagaaggtACTGGATTCGATAAGCATGAATTTTTAAAACTTATCAAGAAATCTCGTGTCTGCAAACCGAAACTTTTGATCACAGGCCCGCCCGGTAACGGGTTACAATATATCGCTTCCGCCACACTACACTTTTTGGAAGATTACAATATTCAAATGCTTGACATTCCTACCTTGGTATCGGAGAGTAGTAGAACGATGGAAGCAGCACTTGTACAAACATTCGCGGAGGCTAAGAAGCGTCAACCCTCTGTAATTTGCATACCAAACTTAGAATTATGGCTCCAAGCCTGTCCCCAAAGTTGTCTCATCACTTTAACCACTCTTTTCAGATCATTGCAGAGTAATGAAAACGTGGTTTTACTAGCTATCGCTGACGGCTTATCTCGCGCTGAAATTGAGGACGGTCCACTTGCAATGTTTTCCTTTGGGCCCAACATAGTGAACATTAACGAACCCTCCCCTCATCAAAGGTTTATGTATTTCAAAACCGTAGCTGATCTTATTAAGATGAAACCGACTCAATACATTGAATCgaggaaaaggaagaagcCACTTCCAAAATTACCTGTCGTCGAAACCTCACAGGAAATAGATGAGAATGGCAGACTTTTAACAGAAGAGGAGAAATTGAGActggaattgaaaaagttcCAACACCAAGAcatgaaattaaagaacACCTTGAAAATAAAGCTTTCTGGTTTAATGgatcttttcaagaatcGTTACAAGAGGTTCAGGAAACCTCCTATTGATGATACGTTCTTGATTCACTTATTTGAGCCTGAAACCTTTGCTGCCAACCAAGGCTGGCAACCTGCTTATGTAAAGGACGGCGATATGATTCTCGAAGTTGCTACTGGTAGAAAATTCTATAACATGGATTTGGATATTATCGAAGAGAGATTATGGAATGGTTATTACTCTGAGCCGAAACAATTCCTAAAAGATATCGAGTTGATTTATCTTGATGCTACCACATCAGCGGACAGAGAAAGAGTAATAAAGGCATCTGAAATGTTTGCTAATGCACAAGTCGGCATCGAAGATATCTCGCAACCAGAATTTGTTGCAGAATGCAAAGCCACACGCCAAAGAGAACTTCTAAGACAAGAATTATTtataaaggaaaaaagtgaaCGAGTGGATAAGGAACAACAAATACTTTTGCAGAACAATCCAACTCAAACTGATTCGATCGCTACAGTTGAACTAACTACCGCCTCAGGAAACCAAGTGCAGTCTCAGGCTCAATTAGATGCGGGTACACTAGATCTAGGTGAAACGTCTCAAGTAGAGCCATTCACAACACAGCCTGTGAACTTTGGAACCAATGATGCTGATTTGGCAAAAACGGACACTGTTCAAGATTATTCGGAGAGCAGGCTTACCAATGCGGAAAATGGCTTTGCTCAGACTAGTCACAATAATTCGCATTTAACTGTTGATACTGAAGATGCAACTAATAAGGAGCAGGAAAAGCAACCACCGAGCGTCACTGAAGCTGAAGTAGAACCAGAAGCTCAATcagaaccagaaccagAGTCAGAACCAGAGTCAGAATTAGAACCAGAACCAGAATTCGTCTACGATGAATCTAGAGCTCTCTCTTTGATCTCTGCtctggaaaaaaatacacaAAACTTCACAGTAGAGAAACTAGAAGAAGTTTATGCATCCATAGCCAACGTCATCTGGAACAATAGACTTTCATGGGACAAAACGGATGCTCTCGATCAGTTAGAAGGGCTTATCAAGACTTTATAA
- the HER2 gene encoding glutamyl-tRNA(Gln) amidotransferase subunit HER2 (similar to uniprot|Q03557 Saccharomyces cerevisiae YMR293C Uncharacterized ORF) has translation MSIKTALSRLQQIPEIQSRYNVFTYVNERASSQLESIDKNTTADKPLNYTLAAIKDNIATKNMPSTCASKILDGYMSPFDATVVSLLLEAGTVIAGKANMDEFGMGSAGIHSHFGPTFNPLFDHKDRVIAGGSSSGSAAAVASGVVDFALGTDTGGSVRLPASYTSTFGFKPSYGRLSRHGVISYAQSLDTVGVFANDLSMIDRVFSLLDKHDKKDPTSLSEELRHKFTSLTTKRKTLRIGIPEEFSQESVPAEFRAAMTAIIKRLMKKGHEVYPVSIPSVKNALSIYYTLSPAEAVSNLSRYDGVRYGYRAESDVEDGTLFTPTRSAFGPEVQNRIILGNYNLCSESFKNNYIKAQKLRVQLINDFDRAFRFPNVLSGNSVNKDGVDIMLSLTSTSFPTTYDEVVSEENKNPLNTYINDIFTMPMSLCGLPTMTVPAGHAFGIQVFSQHGNDYELLDACSEIDALVNS, from the coding sequence ATGTCTATCAAGACGGCACTTTCGAGGCTCCAGCAGATACCGGAGATTCAAAGTCGCTACAATGTTTTCACATATGTTAATGAGAGAGCATCGTCGCAATTGGAATCAATAGATAAGAACACTACCGCAGATAAACCGTTGAATTATACCCTGGCCGCCATTAAGGACAATATAGCCACCAAGAATATGCCTTCTACATGTGCCTCTAAGATTTTAGATGGCTATATGTCGCCTTTTGATGCCACCGTTGTTTCGTTATTGCTAGAAGCAGGAACGGTGATAGCTGGTAAAGCCAACATGGATGAATTCGGTATGGGTTCTGCTGGGATACATTCTCATTTTGGGCCAACATTCAACCCGCTCTTTGATCACAAGGATCGAGTTATCGCAGGTGGTTCGTCATCTGGATCTGCTGCTGCAGTAGCATCCGGAGTTGTTGATTTTGCATTAGGAACTGACACAGGTGGGTCCGTAAGGTTACCAGCCTCATACACTTCAACTTTTGGATTCAAGCCGTCGTATGGTAGGCTCTCAAGGCATGGAGTTATATCGTATGCTCAGAGCTTGGATACGGTAGGGGTATTTGCGAACGATTTGTCTATGATTGATAGGGTCTTCTCGTTGTTAGATAAGCATGACAAGAAAGATCCAACTTCGTTAAGCGAGGAATTGAGACACAAGTTTACTTCATTGACAACCAAGAGAAAGACTTTAAGAATAGGTATACCGGAAGAATTTTCTCAGGAAAGTGTTCCTGCTGAATTTAGAGCTGCCATGACGGCGATCATTAAACGTTTAATGAAGAAAGGGCATGAGGTATATCCTGTGTCAATTCCATCAGTGAAAAATGCACTATCTATTTATTACACGTTGTCTCCTGCCGAGGCAGTGTCTAATCTTTCCAGATATGATGGTGTCCGGTACGGTTATAGAGCAGAATCCGATGTTGAAGATGGTACTTTATTTACACCAACAAGGTCGGCATTCGGACCGGAAGTTCAAAACAGAATCATCTTGGGAAATTACAACTTATGCTCAGAGTCCTTTAAGAACAACTACATTAAAGCTCAAAAGCTAAGAGTCCAACTAATAAATGACTTTGATCGGGCTTTCAGGTTCCCAAATGTGTTAAGTGGGAACTCTGTTAATAAAGACGGCGTTGATATCATGTTGTCCCTAACCTCAACTTCATTTCCTACTACCTATGATGAAGTTGTGAGCGAGGAGAATAAAAACCCTTTGAATACATACATAAATGACATATTCACAATGCCCATGTCATTATGTGGGCTTCCAACAATGACTGTACCGGCAGGGCACGCATTTGGTATTCAAGTATTCTCTCAACACGGTAATGATTACGAGTTGTTAGATGCCTGTTCTGAAATTGATGCACTTGTAAATAGTTAA
- the JNM1 gene encoding Jnm1p (similar to uniprot|Q75D83 Ashbya gossypii ABR141W ABR141Wp and some similarites with YMR294W uniprot|P36224 Saccharomyces cerevisiae YMR294W JNM1 Component of the yeast dynactin complex consisting of Nip100p Jnm1p and Arp1p required for proper nuclear migration and spindle partitioning during mitotic anaphase B): MAVEIIDLSTEVEQLGLQGDTGKEVYETSDVEETPDQVVITEANEDIIEEEIPKVQENNERFEHSVLSSEDTDFSGKLYALPTYNIRHINETRRQRLARIRRELLEIEQDSEEDGSSNELQNLKQLYETLAQSTESTMENIQSQLVIASDEDTENEVTLPNIRIEINQLKQLEDIEHKISILESQIGPSNTNKSITSIINELHREINILKLDEPTLTGFQNKMKEISDQYDQSIIGRRAQKDPNLSTDIERKLKSTESKVNDIYDKYNILNKYSEVIPQITERVQSLNVLHTSVNDMNDTVSEINDHMSSVHSQIEKWSSLLESTSRQLTDREQSFKRTRHQLELQLNDLEVRIGKLSGQ; the protein is encoded by the coding sequence ATGGCTGTTGAAATAATCGATCTATCTACTGAGGTGGAACAATTAGGGTTACAAGGCGATACAGGGAAAGAAGTGTATGAGACCAgtgatgttgaagaaacacCAGACCAAGTAGTGATTACCGAGGCAAATGAAGATATAATTGAGGAGGAAATACCTAAGGTTCAAGAGAATAACGAAAGGTTCGAGCATTCTGTGCTAAGTTCGGAGGATACCGATTTTTCAGGAAAACTATACGCACTGCCGACGTATAATATCAGACATATAAATGAAACAAGAAGGCAGAGGCTGGCAAGGATACGGAGGGAGCTCCTTGAGATAGAGCAGGATTCCGAGGAGGATGGTTCCTCAAACGAATTACAGAACTTGAAGCAATTGTATGAAACGTTGGCTCAGTCTACGGAAAGTACAATGGAAAACATACAAAGCCAATTGGTCATAGCATCAGACGAGGATACAGAAAATGAGGTTACACTTCCAAACATCAGGATAGAAATCAACCAATTGAAGCAGCTGGAGGATATTGAGCATAAGATTTCCATATTGGAGTCACAAATCGGACCCTCGAATACGAATAAATCGATAACGTCAATCATCAATGAACTTCACAGAGAGATTAATATCCTCAAGTTGGATGAACCGACGTTGACTGGATTCcaaaataaaatgaaagaGATAAGTGATCAGTATGACCAGTCGATCATCGGAAGGAGAGCTCAGAAAGACCCAAATCTATCTACTGATATCGAAAGGAAGTTAAAATCTACAGAATCTAAGGTCAATGACATTTACGATAAGTATAACATCTTAAACAAGTACTCGGAAGTGATTCCACAAATCACAGAACGTGTACAGTCGCTAAACGTTCTACATACCTCTGTGAATGACATGAACGATACGGTATCTGAGATTAACGATCATATGTCTTCAGTTCATTCTCAGATCGAAAAATGGTCATCGCTCTTAGAATCCACGTCACGACAGCTTACCGACAGAGAACAATCCTTCAAGCGGACTAGGCATCAACTAGAGTTACAGCTCAACGATCTAGAGGTGAGAATAGGTAAATTGAGTGGCCAATAG